A single region of the Xiphophorus maculatus strain JP 163 A chromosome 3, X_maculatus-5.0-male, whole genome shotgun sequence genome encodes:
- the LOC102217918 gene encoding cysteine-rich venom protein-like, with product MFVILICILTLQDVHTACVLQDVCPENTIVQAEIVNVHNAFRRAVEPAAADMLMMTYSLELAASAQAWVDKCTLSHGPASTRLLDGYELGENLFSSSSPSSWTTVVTTWHNEKSRYLYPNGSTNGKPIGHYTQVVWNSSYKVGCGLALCPNNMYYYGCHYFRAGNFKRWPPYKVGTSCASCPNNCVDKLCFNPCPYVNTFINCPRLKDVKGCNNPLVFARCPASCKCTTEIVPIY from the exons ATGTTTGTCATCTTGATTTGCATCTTGACACTCCAAGATGTGCACACTGCTTGTGTTTTG CAAG ATGTTTGCCCGGAGAACACAATCGTGCAGGCCGAGATCGTAAATGTTCACAATGCCTTCAGGAGAGCAGTtgagcctgctgctgctgacatgCTGATGATG actTACAGTTTGGAGTTAGCAGCCAGCGCTCAGGCTTGGGTGGATAAATGTACTCTCAGTCATGGACCGGCCAGCACCCGTCTGCTTGATG GATATGAATTAGGTGAGAAtctcttctcttcttcctccccATCCTCGTGGACCACTGTTGTTACGACCTGGCATAATGAGAAGTCACGCTATCTTTATCCCAATGGATCCACCAATGGAAAACCCATCGGTCACTACACACAG GTTGTGTGGAACAGCTCCTACAAAGTGGGCTGTGGACTTGCTCTATGTCCCAACAATATGTACTACTACGGCTGCCATTATTTCAGAGC TGGAAACTTTAAGAGATGGCCTCCCTACAAGGTTGGAACCTCATGTGCTTCCTGCCCAAACAACTGTGTGGACAAACTCTGCT TCAATCCATGTCCTTATGTAAACACCTTCATCAACTGTCCCAGACTGAAAGACGTCAAAGGATGCAACAACCCGCTGGTGTTTGCCAGGTGTCCTGCTTCATGCAAATGTACCACTGAGATTGTTCCAATATATTAG